The sequence AAGGTATCGCGGCGCCCGATGCGCGATTGCAGACATGGGACGACTATCGGCGCGAACTTGCGCGCAACAGGTTCGGCATTCTGCGCGCTGGCCTCGGGTCGGGCACCTTCGTTCTCAAATCCGCTTTCGACCCTCTGCTGACGGAGACCGTCGGCCGCCAAACCGCATGGTTCGAGGATTTCGAGAACTGGCACATCCAGACGTTCTGGGCAGAGGTCACGCAACACGCAAAGATACTCGCGGACAACCGCGATCCCGAGGCATCGCGGGTCGGGAAGCGCTTGACGCGGACGCTGGACGGAACGGGGGATACATCGTCCGCACAGTTCATTGAGATCGGCGAAGCTGCGGACGACGTCCGCGCCTTGATCGCCAAGATCAAGGCCCAGACCGATCTCACAATCAGGAACGCGTTCTCCGTTGAATTGAGGCGGGATCCGACCTTGCTCACGCAGCTCATCGCGTTCCTCGCGACGATGACCGAGACGACGGATGAGCCCGACGATGCAGATGGGGACGAGGATGAAGACGCCACGCCGCCGGCCGATGCTCGCAATGCCGCTTTCGAGGCCTACATGCGGGCAATTCGAGCTCACTCGCGCGCCTTGGCCGTCGGCCGGTCGCTCCCGGCACAGAGCCGCAACAGGAAGATCATCGACTGGCTCGGCAGCAAGATGCCCGCCGCAGACCAGTTGCGCTCGATCGGCGTAAGTCTCCAGGTCCAGTCGTCGGCTCGCCGGTTCGCGAACCCCATGCGGCGTCTGATCTCTGGCGTTCCGGCGCGCTACCGTCGATTCCGTCGCGAACGGCAGGCTGAAAATCGGTGGTATCGCTCGGAGCCATTCGCCGCGACTGACCTTTCTCCTCTGGAAGCCGACGTCCTTTTGCTCGCGACGTTGCGTGCAGCCAACGGACTTTTCGCGAACAGAACGATTGCTGCCGAGGTTGCCGCCGGAAAGCATCCGGCCTTACAATCATTCCGAGACGCTTTGCGCAACCAGATCGTGATCGACGAGGCGACGGACTTCTCCCCGTTGCAGTTGGCATGCATGGCCAACCTGTGCGATCCGGTGACGCGGTCATTTCTGGCGTGCGGCGACTTCAATCAACGTGTAACAAGCTGGGGCAGTCGTTCTATCGACGAACTGAAATGGGTTTTCCCTGACATCGACGTCCGGACCATCAACATCAGTTACCGTCACAGCAAAGAACTCAACGAGTTCGCGAACCGTATCGCCCAGCTTTCTGGGACTTCGCCCGACACTCAACTCCCTGCACATGTAATCAACGATGGCGTGCGTCCAGTCCTCGCGAACGGATTGCGCGATCGTCGCGCCGTTTGCGTCTGGCTGGCCGATCGTATCGGCGAAATCGAAAACCTCACGGGATCGCTGCCATCAATCGCGGTGCTGGTAAATGAAGAAGCTGAGGTGGAACCGCTTGCGGAAACCCTCGATGCGGCACTTGCCGACAAGAATCTCCACGCCGTAGCTTGTGTTCGCGGTCAGTCCGTAGGCCAGGAAAACGACGTTCGGGTCTTCGACGTCCAGCACATCAAAGGACTCGAGTTCGAGGGTGTATTCTTTGTTGGGGTGGACAGGCTCGCCGAGCGGGCGCCCGATCTTTTCGACAAATACCTGTACGTCGGCGCCACGCGTGCCGCCTACTATCTCGGCCTCACAACAGAGGGTCCCGCTCTTCCGATGAAACTGGAAAGCTTGAACGGCATGTTCGCTGATCATTGGCCAAAGCGGCACATCTGAAGCGAAGCGCGCGGGAAGGCGTCTCGAATACTCCAAGCCAGCAGAGCCGGGTGGAACACGTGGACAGCTCCAGCTCTGCCGATTGCGAATCCCTGCTGCGTGCTAAGCGCTCGGAACGAGCAGGCGGGCGGTAGGATGCGTCCCGGCAGGAGCGATCTCGATGCTGATGACGAAGGAAAGACAGCCGGCGATCCGGACGCAGCGTGGTTGGGCGATCAGCGTGCTGAAGGAGGCCGGCGCCATCAAGGAATGCGAGGAGCACGGCTGGGCCCAGGACCGGGCCGACCCGCATGCCCGCGAGCGCGCCTTCGATATCGCCACGCAGTATCCCCCGACCGGGTTCTCTCCGGACGAAGCCGCCGCTGAAATTCGCGATGTCCTGAATTCCATCGGCGACACCTGCCCGGAGTGCCCGCCGGAGTCCGACTAGGCGGCCTCTTCGCTGCCGGCGCCGAACATCGAGGGCTGCCGCATGCGGGCGATTTCCTGCCACGCCATCGCCAAGCTGATCCAGCGTTGCCGCTCCAATCCATCGGTTGCCGCGGCCAGCTTCATCGCCGCTTCGGCTTCGCGCTCGGGGTCATAGTCGCTGTCCATCGAGCCGAAATTTAAGCCGAAATCGTAAAGAATCCCGCGAAGTGATGTCCGTAGCAATCCGGTGCGCTACGCACTCCGGATCCCTGCGATTCTCGCGCGAGCCGCGTCCGGAGCGCTCAGAAGATTCCGAGAAGAGCGAACACTGCGACCTCGCCGAGGAAGGCAAGGGTCATGATCGCCACCGTGAGAAACACATCACCTATCGGCATCAGGGGCATCGGCACGCCTCGCGTATCCTGCGCCCCTGCCGTGAACATATGAGGCCATGAAAAGTTGCGGTTCCGCCCGCCGAGTTCCCGCTATAGCGTCGACGGCAGGGCAGGCCCTCTAACCAGGGCAGGTTATGCGAGTGCTTGAACTGTCGTGCTGGTGCGTGACCGCGACGGGTCTGCTCGCGGTGGTCGCGATCCTAGCGTTGCTCTGAGTTCCGCCCCAGCCGTCTGGGCGTGTCAGACGGGCACCTTTCCGCGTTCAAAAGCGACGGCCCGAAATTCATCCTCCGCCACTTCAGCCGACGCGCTCGCTCGCACTCGCTCGGGGGCGGCCCCAAGATGACTAGCTCTCGCCGGCAAGATCGGACGCCTCGTCGCCGCCGTCGGCTCGCGGCTCCTCGGCTTGCTCCTTGAGATCGGCGGCCTTCTCGACCAAGCCCAAGGCGACCATCGGATCGGTGGTCGTCTTCGCGAACTTGAGCAGGGTGGCCGCCTGTCGATTCAGATATTCGCGTCCCGCCACATCTCGCTTCCAACAGGCGCTGTCAGGAAATTCAGGCCCCAAGCAGAAAGTACAACCTTAGCGATTCGTTCCGTGGAAATGTTCAAAAGTGAACTTTTGGCCAGAGCCGCAACCAATCCGGCGCCGGAATGTTGGCAAGATCGAGGAAGACAGCATGCGGAACCCGGTCTCGATCGATGCCAACCAGAGCCGCGCCATTGCGGCGGAGATCGGTGAACGGCTGCGCCGCTGATGCGCGTCGAGAGAGAACTTCCATCTTCCCTGCAGTCTCTGCTGGAGAGGCTTCGGGCATCCGAGACGAGAGCGTCTCGCTAAGCGGATGACCGGCGTTGCAGGGCACTAGCCCGCAAAAGCGAACGCGATCTAGCCGCTCTTGGCCGCGCGATAGAAAGCTTCGACCCTCACCAGGTCTTTCGAGTGGGTGTCCTCGCGGTCTGTCTTGGTCTTTGAGTCCACTCCGGCAGGTTGCACGGACCGGATGGCCTCCTTGACGTTGTCAGGCCCTAGTCCGCCAGCGAGTATCACCGGGGTCCGAACAGTCTCGACGATCATTCGACTGATGCTCCAGTCATGCGTCACGCCCTGCGCACCGATTTGCGGATCGCCAACGCGATGACTGTCGAGCAGGATCCATTCGACGATCCCATCGTATGCGCGCGCCACCTGCAGCGCCTCTGGTCCCGTCACGGGTACGCTGCGCATGAACTTGATGTTCGGCAGAGACTTTCGGAGCGCCCCGACGTGATCGGGAGTGAGCAATTCGCTCGAAGCGCCAAGGTGCACG is a genomic window of Bradyrhizobium sp. CB1717 containing:
- a CDS encoding ATP-binding domain-containing protein; the protein is MAQSSVKTKAVRSGTGKTSQKEQLSTIADDTLGFFSDIADAANAKLGEARASGAESFAVVNTLTGANAVQNMSDITSEQRQQLVELAREPAIARLVLRDEEGEEKVYFIARAGTLPHDRHTMASYRSPIGRMASLPVGGDQDVRTSKGMRNFEVAERAVLQPDIKDKKWDSHDTVLQGANYGPITVTSLRELLKSTGAAEIADILDALLAEGREADNVLEGLRRNAILKMGLRDQPLLDQYQDEIFRLPLDSRLVILGPPGTGKTTTLIKRLGLKLDREFLQAEEEALIARSFAGAAGHTGSWLMFTPTELLKLYLKEAFAREGIAAPDARLQTWDDYRRELARNRFGILRAGLGSGTFVLKSAFDPLLTETVGRQTAWFEDFENWHIQTFWAEVTQHAKILADNRDPEASRVGKRLTRTLDGTGDTSSAQFIEIGEAADDVRALIAKIKAQTDLTIRNAFSVELRRDPTLLTQLIAFLATMTETTDEPDDADGDEDEDATPPADARNAAFEAYMRAIRAHSRALAVGRSLPAQSRNRKIIDWLGSKMPAADQLRSIGVSLQVQSSARRFANPMRRLISGVPARYRRFRRERQAENRWYRSEPFAATDLSPLEADVLLLATLRAANGLFANRTIAAEVAAGKHPALQSFRDALRNQIVIDEATDFSPLQLACMANLCDPVTRSFLACGDFNQRVTSWGSRSIDELKWVFPDIDVRTINISYRHSKELNEFANRIAQLSGTSPDTQLPAHVINDGVRPVLANGLRDRRAVCVWLADRIGEIENLTGSLPSIAVLVNEEAEVEPLAETLDAALADKNLHAVACVRGQSVGQENDVRVFDVQHIKGLEFEGVFFVGVDRLAERAPDLFDKYLYVGATRAAYYLGLTTEGPALPMKLESLNGMFADHWPKRHI
- a CDS encoding phosphoribosylanthranilate isomerase, coding for MLTQIYEVATPAEADAISAIGVDHVGVLVGDGAFPRELPVHKAAAVMKAIRAPSVPSALFLSADVALIEQMASELNPPIVHLGASSELLTPDHVGALRKSLPNIKFMRSVPVTGPEALQVARAYDGIVEWILLDSHRVGDPQIGAQGVTHDWSISRMIVETVRTPVILAGGLGPDNVKEAIRSVQPAGVDSKTKTDREDTHSKDLVRVEAFYRAAKSG